From Companilactobacillus heilongjiangensis, one genomic window encodes:
- the gap gene encoding type I glyceraldehyde-3-phosphate dehydrogenase: MTTKVGINGFGRIGRLAFRRIAALQAAGKTDLEVVAINDLTSPAMLAHLLKYDTAHGNFEIDKITAEDAAIVVDGKKIPVYAEMNAADLKWVANDGVDIVLECTGFYTSSEKAQAHLDAGAKRVLISAPSGNMPTVVYGVNDDVLTNDVKIASAGSCTTNCLAPLANAVNEEFGIKAGTMTTIHAYTATQKLQDGPERKGNVRAARAAAANIIPHSTGAAKALGMVVPALKGKLDGHAQRVPVITGSVTELVATLGKEVTVDEVNAAVKKYTENNPSFGYNDDEIVSSDVIGTSFGSIFDPTQTQIVGSGDSQVVKTVAWYDNESGFTAQMVRTLEKFATLD, translated from the coding sequence ATGACTACAAAAGTTGGTATTAATGGATTTGGCCGTATCGGTCGTTTGGCATTCCGCCGTATCGCTGCACTTCAAGCAGCTGGCAAGACAGATTTGGAAGTTGTTGCAATTAACGATTTAACTTCACCTGCTATGCTTGCTCACCTATTGAAGTACGATACAGCTCATGGTAACTTCGAAATTGACAAGATCACTGCTGAAGATGCAGCTATCGTTGTTGATGGTAAGAAGATCCCTGTATATGCTGAAATGAACGCTGCAGACCTTAAATGGGTTGCTAACGACGGTGTTGACATCGTTCTTGAATGTACTGGTTTCTACACATCATCAGAAAAAGCACAAGCTCACCTTGATGCTGGTGCAAAACGTGTATTGATCTCAGCTCCATCAGGTAACATGCCTACAGTTGTTTACGGTGTTAACGATGACGTTCTAACAAACGACGTTAAGATTGCTTCAGCTGGTTCATGTACAACAAACTGTCTTGCACCTCTAGCAAATGCCGTAAACGAAGAATTCGGTATTAAAGCTGGTACAATGACAACTATCCATGCTTACACAGCTACTCAAAAACTTCAAGATGGTCCAGAACGTAAAGGTAATGTTCGTGCTGCACGTGCTGCTGCTGCTAACATCATCCCTCACTCAACTGGTGCTGCCAAAGCCTTAGGTATGGTTGTTCCTGCATTGAAGGGTAAGCTTGATGGACATGCACAACGTGTTCCAGTTATTACTGGTTCAGTTACAGAATTAGTTGCAACTCTTGGTAAAGAAGTTACAGTTGACGAAGTAAACGCTGCTGTTAAGAAGTATACAGAAAACAACCCTTCATTCGGTTACAACGATGATGAAATCGTATCTTCAGACGTTATCGGTACATCATTCGGTTCAATCTTTGACCCAACACAAACACAAATTGTTGGTTCAGGTGACTCACAAGTTGTAAAGACTGTTGCTTGGTATGACAACGAATCAGGATTTACTGCACAAATGGTTCGTACACTTGAAAAATTTGCTACATTAGACTAA